Proteins from a single region of Catenulispora acidiphila DSM 44928:
- a CDS encoding glycoside hydrolase family 35 protein — MAVLDITGDGFSLDGQPFRIVSGGLHYFRVHPAQWSDRLRKARLMGLNTIDTYIPWNLHERRPGTFDFGGILDLAAFLDAAAAEGLHVLLRPGPYICGEWEGGGLPSWLLADPDLALRSTDPAFLQAVEAYLDAIMPIVLPRLGTRGGPVIAVQVENEYGAYGSDTAYMERLYEALTSRGIDVPFFTSDQPNDLADGALPGVLATANFGGKVTASLAALRAQQPTGPLMCAEFWNGWFDYWGGTHAQRSAEDAGAALEEMLQAGASVNFYMFHGGTNFGFTNGANDKGTYRATVTSYDYDSPLDEAGDPTEKYRRFRSIIGKYETVPDEEVPEPGEKLAPVSVALTGRAALFSEASLASLGVAQNSETPLTMELLGQDFGFVLYETRLPAAGPATLTFDEIGDRAQVFVDGQPVGVLERERHEHVLSFLVPRADAQLRVLVENQGRVNYGQKLADRKGLIGAVHLDGAPLTGWTSRPLPLDDLTGLAYAELDGPAVGPGFHRGTFDLDRCADTYLHLPGWTKGVAWINGFNLGRYWSRGPQGSLYVPGPVLRAGTNELVVLELHGARAAAAELRPVPDLGPTEL; from the coding sequence GTGGCAGTACTCGACATCACCGGCGACGGCTTCAGCCTCGACGGTCAGCCCTTCCGGATCGTCTCCGGCGGCCTGCACTATTTCCGAGTCCATCCGGCGCAGTGGTCCGACCGGCTGCGCAAGGCCCGCCTGATGGGCCTGAACACCATCGACACCTACATCCCGTGGAACCTGCACGAGCGGCGCCCCGGCACGTTCGACTTCGGCGGGATCCTGGACCTGGCGGCGTTCCTGGACGCCGCCGCCGCCGAAGGGCTGCACGTCCTGCTGCGGCCCGGGCCGTACATCTGCGGGGAGTGGGAGGGCGGCGGGCTGCCGTCGTGGCTGCTCGCCGACCCGGATCTGGCGCTGCGCAGCACCGATCCGGCGTTCCTGCAGGCGGTCGAGGCGTACCTCGACGCGATCATGCCGATCGTGCTGCCCCGGCTGGGGACGCGCGGCGGACCGGTCATCGCCGTGCAGGTGGAGAACGAGTACGGGGCGTACGGCTCCGACACCGCCTATATGGAGCGGCTGTACGAGGCGCTGACGTCGCGGGGTATCGACGTACCCTTCTTCACCTCCGACCAGCCCAACGACCTGGCGGACGGCGCGCTGCCCGGCGTCCTTGCCACCGCGAACTTCGGCGGCAAGGTGACCGCCTCGCTCGCGGCACTGCGTGCGCAGCAGCCGACCGGACCGCTGATGTGCGCGGAGTTCTGGAACGGCTGGTTCGACTACTGGGGCGGCACGCACGCGCAGCGCTCCGCCGAGGACGCCGGCGCCGCGCTGGAGGAGATGCTGCAAGCCGGCGCTTCGGTGAACTTCTACATGTTCCACGGCGGCACCAACTTCGGATTCACCAACGGCGCCAACGACAAGGGGACGTACCGCGCCACGGTCACGTCCTACGACTACGACTCGCCGCTGGACGAAGCCGGGGACCCGACGGAGAAGTACCGGCGCTTCCGCTCCATCATCGGCAAGTACGAGACGGTGCCGGACGAGGAAGTCCCGGAGCCGGGGGAGAAGCTGGCGCCGGTCTCGGTGGCTCTGACCGGGCGCGCGGCGTTGTTCTCCGAGGCGAGTTTGGCTTCCTTGGGCGTGGCGCAGAACTCTGAGACACCGCTGACGATGGAGCTGCTCGGTCAGGACTTCGGTTTCGTGCTCTACGAAACCCGGCTTCCCGCGGCGGGTCCGGCGACGCTGACGTTCGACGAGATCGGCGACCGCGCGCAGGTGTTCGTCGACGGTCAGCCGGTCGGCGTGCTGGAGCGCGAGCGGCACGAGCATGTGCTGTCGTTCCTGGTGCCGCGCGCCGATGCGCAGCTGCGCGTGCTAGTGGAGAACCAGGGTCGGGTGAACTACGGCCAGAAGCTCGCCGATCGCAAGGGTCTGATAGGCGCGGTCCATCTCGACGGCGCGCCGCTCACCGGCTGGACTTCGCGTCCGCTGCCGCTGGACGACCTGACCGGGCTGGCCTACGCCGAGCTCGACGGCCCGGCGGTCGGACCCGGCTTCCACCGAGGCACGTTCGACCTCGACCGATGCGCGGACACCTACCTGCACCTGCCCGGCTGGACCAAGGGCGTGGCCTGGATCAACGGCTTCAACCTGGGTCGCTACTGGTCGCGCGGCCCGCAGGGGTCGTTGTACGTGCCCGGACCGGTGCTGCGTGCCGGAACGAACGAGCTGGTCGTCCTCGAGCTGCACGGCGCGCGCGCCGCGGCGGCCGAGCTGCGGCCGGTCCCGGATTTGGGACCGACGGAGCTGTGA
- a CDS encoding endo-beta-N-acetylglucosaminidase H yields the protein MMRGPRSRWKALIATGALTLAFAGTAGVAQATPAKATPAKAKPAATKSGPISVAYVEVNNNSMLNVGKYKLATGGANVFDIAVIFAANIDYDGSNAYLSFNPQVQSVLDNVATQVRPLQAKGIKVELSILGNHQGAGFANFPSQAAAAAFAKQLSDAVTKYGLDGIDFDDEYADYGVNGTPQPNASSFVYLIQALRKDMPSKLITMYDIGPAADSLTYNGTDVGPLFNYAWNPYYDSWIVPDISLPKSHLSPAAIDVTSTPSSDAASLAQQTVSGGYGVFMTYNLGAPDIHTYISSFTKVLYGSKAVYSG from the coding sequence ATGATGCGCGGACCCAGATCGAGGTGGAAGGCCCTGATCGCCACCGGCGCCCTGACGCTGGCGTTCGCCGGCACGGCGGGCGTCGCGCAGGCCACTCCCGCCAAAGCCACCCCCGCCAAGGCCAAGCCGGCGGCGACCAAGAGCGGCCCGATCTCCGTGGCGTACGTGGAGGTCAACAACAACAGCATGCTGAACGTGGGCAAGTACAAGCTCGCCACCGGCGGCGCCAACGTCTTCGACATAGCCGTGATCTTCGCGGCGAACATCGACTACGACGGCTCGAACGCCTACCTGTCCTTCAACCCGCAGGTGCAAAGCGTCCTGGACAACGTCGCGACGCAGGTCCGTCCGCTGCAGGCCAAGGGCATCAAGGTCGAGCTGTCGATCCTGGGCAACCACCAGGGCGCCGGCTTCGCCAACTTCCCCTCGCAGGCGGCCGCCGCGGCCTTCGCCAAGCAGCTGTCCGACGCCGTCACCAAGTACGGCCTGGACGGCATCGACTTCGACGACGAATACGCCGACTACGGGGTCAACGGCACGCCGCAGCCCAACGCCAGCTCCTTCGTGTACCTCATCCAGGCGCTGCGCAAGGACATGCCGAGCAAGCTCATCACCATGTACGACATCGGCCCGGCCGCCGACAGCCTGACCTACAACGGCACCGACGTCGGCCCGCTGTTCAACTACGCGTGGAACCCGTACTACGACTCCTGGATCGTGCCGGACATCTCGCTGCCCAAGAGCCACCTCTCCCCGGCGGCGATCGACGTCACCTCGACTCCCTCCAGCGACGCGGCGAGCCTGGCCCAGCAGACCGTGAGCGGCGGTTACGGCGTCTTCATGACATACAACCTGGGCGCCCCGGACATCCACACCTACATCTCGAGCTTCACCAAGGTCCTCTACGGCAGCAAGGCCGTGTACAGCGGCTGA
- a CDS encoding TetR/AcrR family transcriptional regulator, whose product MRADARRNRERLMTSARDVFVERGPEASLEEIARRADVGIATLYRHFVDRGSLMHAVVLHALTSTAEVVERARREHADPMDALAAYIHAVIALRTSAVVPALLEAVDLDEPQIKQARTTVARLIEELLDEARKAGRLREDAAFADIGLLVVRFSQPLPGRFSEEAQLALAHRHADLLIAGLRADPAQAPLSGPTLHLADLQRLLLFDEDDRAGEKTNAGNDKA is encoded by the coding sequence ATGCGAGCCGACGCACGCCGCAATCGCGAGCGGCTGATGACCTCCGCTCGGGACGTGTTCGTGGAGCGCGGTCCGGAGGCTTCGCTGGAGGAGATCGCGCGGCGCGCCGACGTGGGTATCGCCACGCTCTACCGGCACTTCGTCGACCGCGGCAGCCTGATGCACGCGGTGGTCCTGCATGCTCTGACCTCGACCGCCGAGGTGGTGGAGCGGGCACGCCGGGAGCACGCCGACCCGATGGACGCCCTGGCCGCCTACATCCACGCGGTCATCGCTTTGCGCACCTCGGCGGTGGTCCCGGCGTTGCTGGAGGCCGTCGACCTGGACGAGCCGCAGATCAAGCAGGCGCGCACCACTGTGGCGCGGCTCATCGAGGAGTTGCTGGACGAGGCGCGCAAGGCTGGCCGGCTGCGCGAGGACGCGGCGTTCGCCGACATCGGGCTGCTCGTCGTGCGGTTCTCGCAGCCGCTGCCGGGGCGGTTCAGCGAGGAAGCGCAACTGGCGCTCGCGCACCGGCACGCCGACCTGCTCATCGCCGGTCTGCGGGCCGATCCGGCGCAGGCGCCGCTGAGCGGACCGACTCTGCATCTCGCCGATTTGCAGCGGCTGTTGCTGTTTGACGAGGACGACAGGGCCGGCGAGAAAACCAACGCCGGCAACGATAAAGCGTGA